A window of Argopecten irradians isolate NY chromosome 1, Ai_NY, whole genome shotgun sequence contains these coding sequences:
- the LOC138325997 gene encoding NADP-dependent malic enzyme-like yields the protein MAEKEASATKKDSTVPVARPRVRGLDLLRDPLLNKGLAFTLEERQILGVHGLMPPAQLNQEQQVYTVMENFHRWQNDLDRYIYLMALQDRNEKLFYKVVCDHVELMMPVIYTPTVGLACLKYGLIYRKPRGLYITIKDKGHVADVISNWPIDEVKAIVVTDGERILGLGDLGCYGMGIPVGKLSLYTGLAGIKPNNCLPIMLDVGTNNETLLKDPLYIGLRQKRALGPMYDEFVDEFMAAVVRRYGPSTLIQFEDFGNHNAFRFLEKYRERYCTFNDDIQGTAAVAVAGILASLKITCKSFRENVFLFQGAGEASIGIAKLLMMAMKESGMTQAEALGRIWMVDSRGLIVKNRPSGGVTGEKVMFAQDSKPIDKLEDVIKQIKPTAIIGAAAVPGAFNETVLKDMAANHERPIVFALSNPTSKAECTAEQAYQHTEGRCVFASGSPFKEVMYGGKKFCPGQGNNAYVFPGVALAVIACDIRVITEEIFLESAKLLADMVTEENLAEGRVYPPLSNILEVSTKMAIGLLEYAYKNKRAHLYPEPANKEAYIRSLQYNTDYESFVPSMYSWPESNM from the exons ATGGCGGAGAAAGAAGCGTCTGCTACCAAGAAGGATTCGACTGTACCGGTTGCTCGACCTAGAGTTAGAGGACTCGATCTGCTTCGAGATCCTCTCCTCAATaag GGTCTGGCATTCACATTAGAAGAAAGGCAAATTCTTGGTGTACATGGCTTGATGCCACCTGCCCAATTAAACCAAGAACAGCAGGTTTATACTGTAATGGAGAATTTCCATCGATGGCAAAATGATCTGGATCGATACATATACCTCATGGCTCTACAAGACCGAAAcgaaaaactgttttataaagTCGTCTGTGATCATGTTGAGCTGATGATGCCCGTAATTTACACACCAACAGTTGGTTTGGCCTGTCTCAAGTACGGCCTCATATATAGAAAACCCAG AGGACTGTACATTACTATCAAAGACAAGGGTCATGTGGCAGATGTAATCAGTAATTGGCCAATAGATGAAGTCAAG GCTATTGTTGTGACAGATGGCGAGAGGATCCTAGGTTTGGGAGATTTGGGATGTTACGGAATGGGAATCCCTGTAGGAAAGCTGTCCCTTTACACAGGGTTAGCGGGAATCAAACCCAACAACTGTCTTCCCATCATGCTCGATGTTGGCACAAATAACGAG ACTTTACTCAAGGATCCTCTGTATATTGGACTGCGTCAAAAACGTGCATTGGGACCCATGTATGATGAGTTTGTTGATGAGTTCATGGCTGCTGTTGTTAGGAG GTATGGGCCAAGTACACTGATACAATTTGAGGACTTTGGTAATCACAATGCCTTTAGATTCCTAGAGAAGTACAGAGAGAGGTACTGTACATTTAATGACGACATTCAAG GTACAGCTGCCGTGGCTGTGGCTGGTATATTGGCCAGTCTCAAAATCACCTGTAAATCTTTCCGGGAGAATGTGTTTCTCTTTCAAGGAGCAGGAGAG GCATCTATTGGGATTGCCAAATTACTGATGATGGCGATGAAAGAATCAGGAATGACACAGGCCGAGGCACTTGGCAGGATTTGGATGGTTGATTCTCGAGGTCTTATTGTAAAG AACCGACCATCAGGAGGAGTAACAGGGGAGAAAGTGATGTTTGCCCAGGACTCCAAACCCATTGATAAACTTGAAGATGTAATCAAACAGATCAAACCCACAGCTATCATAG GTGCCGCAGCAGTGCCAGGTGCTTTTAATGAGACAGTATTGAAGGATATGGCTGCCAATCATGAAAGGCCTATTGTATTCGCTCTTAGTAACCCAACAAGTAAAGCAGAGTGTACAGCTGAACAGGCATATCAACACACCGAG GGACGGTGCGTTTTTGCTAGTGGTAGTCCATTCAAAGAAGTGATGTATGGTGGTAAGAAGTTTTGTCCAGGTCAAGGTAATAATGCCTACGTGTTTCCTGGAGTAGCACTGGCAGTGATCGCTTGTGATATAAGAGTCATCACAGAGGAAATTTTCCTGGAATCAGCTAAG TTACTGGCTGATATGGTGACAGAAGAGAACCTTGCTGAAGGTCGTGTGTACCCTCCCTTGTCCAACATTCTGGAAGTATCCACCAAAATGGCAATAGGTTTACTGGAGTATGCCTACAAGAACAAGCGTGCCCATCTGTACCCGGAGCCTGCCAATAAGGAAGCCTATATACGCTCCCTACAGTATAACACAGATTACGAAAGTTTTGTACCTTCCATGTACAGCTGGCCTGAATCCAATATGTAA
- the LOC138326001 gene encoding ras-related protein Rab-39B-like — protein sequence MVEPIFDYQFRLILIGDSTVGKSSLLKYFTDGKFNEVCDPTVGVDFYARLLEVKHGIRVKLQLWDTAGQERFRSITRSYYRNSVGVLIVFDLTKRRSFENVDGWLKEARAHIEPYEAVYMVVGQKADLDDQRQVTHREARLYAETNSLRYIETSAFSGQNVEEAFQSLARDIHEKLEDGTIKVEEGWDGVKNGFARPKESFQVMEGEPEGGGCC from the exons ATGGTTGAACCAATCTTCGATTACCAGTTTAGACTGATTTTGATAGGTGACAGTACTGTTGGAAAATCGTCATTGCTGAAATATTTCACAGATGGTAAATTCAACGAGGTGTGCGATCCCACGGTAGGTGTTGATTTCTACGCCCGTTTACTGGAGGTAAAACACGGGATCCGCGTAAAGCTACAACTATGGGACACAGCAGGGCAAGAGAGGTTCAG GTCAATTACTCGATCCTACTATCGTAACTCTGTGGGTGTATTGATAGTGTTTGATTTGACAAAGAGACGATCATTTGAGAATGTGGATGGTTGGTTGAAAGAAGCACGTGCCCATATAGAGCCTTACGAGGCTGTGTATATGGTGGTCGGACAGAAGGCAGACTTGGATGACCAACGTCAGGTCACACATCGAGAGGCACGCCTCTATGCCGAGACCAATAGTCTCCGTTATATTGAAACATCAGCATTTTCAGGACAGAATGTCGAAGAGGCATTTCAGTCTCTCGCACGTGATATTCATGAGAAGTTAGAGGATGGCACAATTAAAGTGGAAGAGGGCTGGGATGGAGTGAAGAATGGATTTGCACGTCCAAAGGAATCATTCCAGGTGATGGAGGGAGAGCCGGAGGGAGGGGGATGCTGCTGA